The following coding sequences are from one Musa acuminata AAA Group cultivar baxijiao chromosome BXJ1-6, Cavendish_Baxijiao_AAA, whole genome shotgun sequence window:
- the LOC103988829 gene encoding protein CONTINUOUS VASCULAR RING 1, translated as MGDERSPSPMASREKDRELLIPMADGTADADHPDAKASSSSASARTHSSGREAFYKVIRSWASKKFMTGCVILFPIAITFYITWWFIHFVDGFFSPIYAGLGINIFGLGFVTSITFIFLVGVFMSSWLGASVLGLGEWFIKRMPFVRHIYNASKQISSAVSPDQNKQAFKEVAIIRHPRVGEYAFGFITSTVVLQSYNGEEELCCVYVPTNHLYIGDVFLVNSNDVIRPNLSVREGIEIVVSGGMSMPQIITTLHQC; from the exons ATGGGCGACGAGAGGTCGCCGAGCCCGATGGCGAGCAGGGAGAAGGATCGCGAGCTGCTCATCCCCATGGCAGACGGAACCGCCGACGCCGACCACCCCGACGCCAAGGCCTCCTCCTCGTCAGCCTCCGCTCGCACCCACAGCTCTGGTCGAGAG GCTTTTTATAAAGTGATCCGCAGTTGGGCCTCAAAGAAATTTATGACAGGATG TGTCATCCTATTTCCAATTGCAATCACCTTCTATATCACCTGGTGGTTCATTCATTTCGTTGATGGGTTCTTTTCTCCAATCTATGCTGGACTTGGGATAAACATATTTG GACTTGGCTTTGTGACTTCAATTACATTTATATTCTTGGTTGGAGTGTTTATGTCATCTTGGCTGGGGGCATCCGTACTCGGCCTTGGTGAGTGGTTTATCAAACGAATGCCATTTGTCCGGCATATCTACAATGCCTCAAAGCAAATAAGTTCTGCTGTATCACCTG ACCAGAACAAACAAGCATTTAAGGAAGTGGCTATTATCAGGCATCCTCGGGTTGGTGAATATGCCTTTGGATTTATCACTTCAACTGTTGTTCTTCAG AGTTACAATGGTGAAGAGGAACTTTGCTGCGTCTATGTTCCAACAAACCATCTGTACATTGGTGATGTTTTCCTTGTTAACTCCAATGATGTCATAAGGCCAAATCTCTCTGTCCGTGAAGGAATTG AAATCGTCGTCTCAGGTGGCATGTCAATGCCGCAAATTATCACGACACTGCATCAATGTTGA